From Burkholderia pseudomultivorans, the proteins below share one genomic window:
- the phnS gene encoding 2-aminoethylphosphonate ABC transporter substrate-binding protein, whose product MTLQNSSRAAAGAFRKLALAAGAAALLGPALPAHAANAVVLYTADGLENLYRDVLPAFEKKEGVKVNIVTAGSGEVVNRANIEKNSPKADVIVTLPPFIQQAGQMSLLQPYQSVNYKNVPAIAKAEDGTWATFVNNYFSFAINPDVVKNQPKTFADLLSPSYAGKVAYSNPATAGDGMAVLILTTTLMGEDKAFDYLAKLSQSVKFHTKGTGYLNVLLSRNEISVANGDLQMDLDDAEHGALSVKPIFLAAKDGDQPTTFQLPYGIGLIKGGPNQDAGKKLIDYLMSTEVQSKVPDMYGIPGRTDVPLAGKNGEAVKKAIAGVKLIPVDWNQVMAKKPVWIERWKKDVIGSSGKQLEVVKPK is encoded by the coding sequence ATGACACTGCAGAATTCCTCGCGCGCCGCTGCCGGCGCGTTCCGCAAGCTTGCGCTGGCCGCCGGCGCCGCCGCTCTGCTGGGCCCCGCGTTGCCGGCGCACGCGGCGAACGCCGTCGTGCTGTACACGGCGGACGGCCTCGAGAATCTCTATCGCGACGTGTTGCCGGCCTTCGAGAAGAAGGAAGGCGTGAAGGTCAACATCGTGACGGCGGGCAGCGGCGAGGTCGTGAACCGCGCGAACATCGAGAAGAATTCCCCGAAGGCGGACGTGATCGTCACGCTGCCGCCGTTCATCCAGCAAGCCGGCCAGATGAGCCTGCTGCAGCCGTACCAGAGCGTGAACTACAAGAACGTGCCGGCGATCGCGAAGGCCGAGGACGGCACGTGGGCGACCTTCGTGAACAACTACTTCTCGTTCGCGATCAATCCCGACGTCGTGAAGAACCAGCCGAAGACGTTCGCCGACCTGCTGTCGCCGAGCTATGCCGGCAAGGTCGCGTACTCGAACCCGGCAACGGCTGGCGACGGGATGGCCGTGCTGATCCTGACGACCACGCTGATGGGCGAGGACAAGGCGTTCGACTATCTCGCGAAGCTGTCGCAGAGCGTGAAGTTCCACACCAAGGGCACGGGCTACCTGAACGTGCTGCTGTCGCGCAACGAGATCTCGGTCGCGAACGGCGACCTGCAGATGGACCTCGACGACGCCGAGCACGGCGCGCTGTCGGTCAAGCCGATCTTCCTCGCGGCGAAGGACGGCGACCAGCCGACCACGTTCCAGCTGCCGTACGGCATCGGCCTGATCAAGGGCGGCCCGAACCAGGACGCCGGCAAGAAGCTGATCGACTACCTGATGTCGACGGAAGTGCAGTCGAAGGTGCCGGACATGTACGGCATCCCGGGCCGCACCGACGTGCCGCTGGCGGGCAAGAACGGCGAGGCCGTGAAGAAGGCGATCGCCGGCGTGAAGCTGATTCCGGTCGACTGGAACCAGGTGATGGCGAAGAAGCCGGTATGGATCGAGCGCTGGAAGAAGGACGTGATCGGCAGCTCGGGCAAGCAGCTCGAAGTCGTCAAGCCGAAGTGA
- a CDS encoding 2-aminoethylphosphonate--pyruvate transaminase, with amino-acid sequence MPHPILLTPGPLTTSATTRHAMQQDWGSWDTAFNRLTATVCADLVDIARGGDQYVCVPMQGSGTFAVEAALGTLVPRDGVVLVPDNGAYCARILKILGRLGIDAIALPFGEDAAVDPAAVEAALAREPRITHVALVHLETSAGILNPLDAIAAACRRHGKRLIVDAMSSFGALPIVLADSGIDALVSASGKCLEGVPGMGFAIVRRDALEASEGHARSLALDLHDQYVYLRKTGQWRFTPPTHVIAALRAALDQYLAEGGQPARGARYAENCRTLVDAMRALGFTPFLDARVQAPVIVTFHAPAHPAYDFRRFYDAVRDAGFILYPGKLTQLETFRVGCIGAIDSNDIRRAVAAIAQAVESLGIGLQPA; translated from the coding sequence ATGCCCCATCCGATTCTGCTTACCCCGGGCCCGCTCACCACGTCCGCCACAACACGCCACGCAATGCAACAGGACTGGGGCTCATGGGACACCGCTTTCAACCGGTTGACGGCCACCGTCTGCGCGGATCTCGTCGACATCGCGCGCGGCGGCGACCAGTACGTGTGCGTGCCGATGCAGGGCAGCGGTACGTTCGCGGTCGAGGCCGCACTGGGCACGCTGGTGCCGCGCGACGGCGTCGTGCTGGTGCCCGATAACGGCGCGTACTGCGCGCGCATCCTGAAAATACTGGGCCGGCTCGGCATCGACGCGATCGCGCTGCCGTTCGGCGAAGACGCCGCCGTCGATCCGGCCGCGGTCGAGGCCGCGTTGGCGCGCGAGCCGCGCATCACGCACGTCGCGCTCGTGCATCTGGAAACGAGCGCCGGCATCCTGAATCCGCTCGACGCGATCGCGGCCGCCTGCCGGCGGCACGGCAAGCGGCTGATCGTCGACGCAATGAGCTCGTTCGGCGCGCTGCCGATCGTGCTGGCGGACAGCGGCATCGACGCGCTGGTCTCGGCCAGCGGCAAGTGCCTCGAAGGCGTGCCGGGAATGGGGTTCGCGATCGTGCGGCGCGACGCGCTGGAGGCGAGCGAAGGCCACGCGCGGTCGCTCGCGCTCGATCTGCACGACCAGTATGTGTATCTGCGCAAGACCGGCCAGTGGCGCTTCACGCCGCCGACGCACGTGATCGCCGCGCTGCGCGCCGCGCTCGACCAGTACCTCGCCGAAGGCGGCCAGCCCGCGCGCGGCGCGCGCTACGCGGAGAATTGCCGGACGCTCGTCGACGCGATGCGCGCGCTCGGCTTCACGCCGTTTCTCGACGCGCGCGTGCAGGCGCCCGTGATCGTCACGTTCCACGCGCCCGCTCATCCGGCCTACGATTTCCGCCGCTTCTACGACGCGGTGCGCGACGCGGGCTTCATCCTGTATCCGGGCAAGCTCACGCAGCTCGAGACATTCCGCGTCGGCTGCATCGGCGCGATCGATTCGAACGACATCCGGCGCGCGGTCGCCGCGATCGCGCAGGCGGTCGAATCGCTCGGCATCGGGCTGCAGCCCGCGTAA
- a CDS encoding AraC family transcriptional regulator: MTTTLAAPSMSLSDTLRHPSGNADLDAMLAHFRLLEPVFDALPDVAFFVKDADGRYALVNRTLAMRCGYKDKRELLGKTTDEVFPRRFGRSYFEQDMATINAGQQLTDQLELHLYPGRLPGWCLTCKEPLRDAAGKVVGLAGISRDLRAHEGSHPAYSRLADVVQHIQDHYVQPLNLKQLAQMAGMSVAQLERYFHKVFHLTPRQVLLKTRLDAATALLVTHDKVTDVAALCGYTDHSAFTRQFKATVGVTPTEYRMMLQERAG; this comes from the coding sequence ATGACGACCACGCTTGCCGCACCTTCCATGAGCCTGTCCGACACGCTGCGCCACCCGTCCGGCAACGCCGACCTCGACGCGATGCTCGCGCACTTCCGCCTGCTCGAGCCGGTATTCGACGCGCTGCCCGACGTCGCGTTCTTCGTGAAGGACGCCGACGGCCGCTACGCGCTCGTCAATCGCACGCTCGCGATGCGCTGCGGCTACAAGGACAAGCGCGAGCTGCTCGGCAAGACGACCGACGAAGTGTTTCCGCGCCGCTTCGGCCGCAGCTATTTCGAGCAGGACATGGCGACGATCAACGCCGGCCAGCAACTGACCGACCAGCTCGAACTGCACCTGTATCCGGGGCGGCTGCCGGGCTGGTGCCTGACCTGCAAGGAGCCGTTGCGCGACGCGGCCGGCAAGGTGGTCGGCCTCGCGGGCATTTCGCGCGACCTGCGCGCGCACGAAGGGTCGCATCCGGCATACAGCCGGCTCGCGGACGTGGTCCAGCACATCCAGGATCACTACGTGCAGCCGCTGAACCTGAAGCAGCTCGCGCAGATGGCCGGGATGTCGGTCGCGCAGCTCGAGCGCTATTTCCACAAGGTGTTTCACCTGACGCCGCGGCAGGTGCTGCTGAAGACGCGGCTCGACGCGGCGACCGCGCTGCTCGTCACGCACGACAAGGTGACCGACGTCGCGGCGCTATGCGGCTACACGGATCACAGCGCGTTTACGCGCCAGTTCAAGGCGACGGTCGGCGTCACGCCGACGGAATACCGGATGATGCTGCAGGAGCGGGCGGGGTAG
- the aroQ gene encoding type II 3-dehydroquinate dehydratase, which yields MSKRKVLVLNGPNLNLLGTREPHIYGAETLADVEQRCRAAGEALGLEVEFRQSNAEHELIDWLHAARHDTHGIVINPAAYTHTSVALADALSAIAKPVIEVHISNVHRREAFRHHSYVSAIAEAVICGCGTEGYVFALQRLSTLFAQGAAR from the coding sequence ATGAGCAAGCGCAAGGTGCTGGTGCTGAACGGCCCCAACCTGAATCTGCTGGGGACGCGCGAGCCCCATATCTACGGCGCGGAAACGCTCGCCGACGTCGAGCAGCGCTGCCGCGCGGCCGGAGAAGCGCTCGGGCTGGAGGTCGAGTTCCGCCAGTCCAACGCCGAGCACGAGCTGATCGACTGGCTGCATGCCGCGCGCCACGACACGCACGGCATCGTGATCAACCCGGCCGCGTATACGCATACGTCGGTCGCGCTGGCCGACGCGCTGTCGGCGATCGCGAAGCCGGTGATCGAGGTCCATATCTCGAACGTGCATCGCCGCGAGGCGTTCCGTCACCATTCGTATGTATCGGCGATCGCCGAAGCCGTGATCTGCGGCTGCGGCACCGAAGGCTACGTATTCGCGCTGCAGCGCCTGTCGACCCTGTTTGCGCAAGGAGCCGCGCGATGA
- a CDS encoding DoxX family protein produces MTRSVDSGVIFFARLALAALFLWGGVMKLLGYGDFVGYLRGLNVPFAQYLAPVVVAIEALGGLLLIVGYKVKPLALLMALYTVATAMVGHNFWDATDAAVQHDMVIHFWKNIAIAGGFLLLFVTGAGGASIDALRRPSSSYGSLR; encoded by the coding sequence ATGACGCGTTCCGTCGATTCCGGCGTCATTTTTTTCGCACGCCTGGCGCTGGCGGCGTTGTTTTTGTGGGGCGGCGTGATGAAGCTGCTCGGCTATGGCGATTTCGTCGGCTATCTGCGTGGCCTGAACGTGCCGTTTGCGCAGTACCTGGCGCCGGTCGTCGTCGCGATCGAGGCGCTCGGCGGCCTGCTGCTGATCGTCGGCTACAAGGTGAAGCCGCTCGCGCTGCTGATGGCGCTCTACACGGTCGCGACCGCGATGGTCGGGCACAATTTCTGGGACGCGACGGACGCCGCGGTCCAGCACGACATGGTGATTCACTTCTGGAAGAACATCGCGATTGCCGGCGGCTTCCTGCTGTTGTTCGTCACGGGCGCGGGCGGCGCGAGCATCGATGCGCTGCGCCGGCCGAGCTCGTCGTACGGCAGCCTGCGCTGA
- a CDS encoding MFS transporter encodes MQASELSGVPRAAERALTRSDYKTLGLAALGGALEFYDFIIFVFFAPAIGQLFFPHDIPDWLRQLQTFGIFAAGYLARPLGGVIMAHFGDLVGRKRMFTLSVLMMSVPTLLMGLLPTYDTIGILAPVLLLLFRILQGAAVGGEVPGAWVFVSEHVPSRHIGYACGTLTSGLTAGILLGSLVAAGINSRYSTAEVAAFAWRIPFLLGGVFGLFSVYLRRWLHETPVFAEMKAKKALAAEIPLKAVLRDHGRAVIVSMLLTWMLSAAIVVVILMTPALLQKQFHLTPATTLFANSIATLCLTAGCICAGSLAGWIGAKRVLGIGGLVLAACYYLLFVQVAADASTLPLYYGIAGFMVGTIGAVPFVMVKSFPAVVRFSGISFSYNVAYAIFGGLTPVIVSLMMKSNPLAPVVYVAAICVLGAIAAQFAKDAKADAPH; translated from the coding sequence ATGCAAGCTTCCGAATTGAGCGGCGTGCCTCGCGCCGCCGAACGCGCGCTCACGCGCAGCGACTACAAGACCCTCGGCCTCGCCGCACTCGGCGGCGCCCTCGAGTTCTACGACTTCATCATCTTCGTGTTCTTCGCGCCCGCGATCGGGCAGCTGTTCTTCCCGCACGACATTCCCGACTGGCTGCGCCAGCTGCAGACGTTCGGCATCTTCGCGGCCGGCTATCTCGCGCGTCCGCTCGGCGGCGTGATCATGGCGCACTTCGGCGACCTCGTCGGCCGCAAGCGGATGTTCACGCTGAGCGTGCTGATGATGTCCGTGCCGACGCTGCTGATGGGCCTGCTGCCGACCTACGACACGATCGGCATCCTCGCGCCGGTGTTGCTGCTGCTGTTCCGCATCCTGCAGGGCGCGGCGGTCGGCGGCGAAGTGCCAGGCGCATGGGTGTTCGTCTCCGAACACGTGCCGTCGCGGCACATCGGCTACGCGTGCGGCACGCTGACCTCGGGCCTGACGGCCGGCATCCTGCTCGGCTCGCTCGTCGCCGCCGGCATCAACAGCCGCTACTCGACAGCCGAAGTCGCCGCGTTCGCGTGGCGCATCCCGTTCCTGCTCGGCGGCGTATTCGGGCTGTTCTCGGTGTACCTGCGCCGCTGGCTGCACGAGACGCCGGTGTTCGCCGAGATGAAGGCGAAGAAGGCGCTCGCCGCCGAGATTCCGCTGAAGGCCGTGCTGCGCGACCACGGCCGCGCGGTGATCGTGTCGATGCTGCTCACGTGGATGCTGTCGGCCGCGATCGTCGTCGTGATCCTGATGACGCCCGCGCTGCTGCAGAAGCAGTTTCACCTGACGCCCGCGACGACGCTGTTCGCGAACAGCATCGCGACGCTGTGCCTGACGGCCGGCTGCATCTGCGCGGGTTCGCTCGCGGGCTGGATCGGCGCGAAGCGCGTGCTCGGCATCGGCGGCCTCGTGCTGGCCGCGTGCTACTACCTGCTGTTCGTGCAGGTCGCGGCCGACGCGTCGACGCTGCCGCTCTACTACGGCATCGCGGGCTTCATGGTCGGCACGATCGGCGCGGTGCCGTTCGTGATGGTCAAGAGCTTCCCGGCCGTCGTGCGCTTCTCGGGCATCTCGTTCTCGTACAACGTCGCCTATGCGATCTTCGGCGGCCTCACGCCGGTGATCGTGTCGCTGATGATGAAGTCGAATCCGCTGGCGCCGGTCGTGTACGTCGCGGCGATCTGCGTACTCGGCGCGATTGCCGCGCAGTTCGCGAAGGATGCGAAGGCGGATGCGCCGCACTGA
- a CDS encoding branched-chain amino acid ABC transporter substrate-binding protein: MKLKVSHVALAAACAFSGAHAIAAEVVKIGFAAPLTGPQSNYGTDMQKGVQLAIADFNATGPTIGGKPVTFQLDSQDDQADPRTGTTVAQRLIDDNVRGIVGHFNSGTSIPASDLYDRAGLPQVSMATSPQYTARGYKTTYRLLTSDAQAGRIVGTYAVKNLHFKRIAIIDDRTAYGQGIADEFAKAVQAAGGTIVKRDFTNDKALDFSAILTNLKGINPDAIFYGGGDAQSSPMIRKMRQLGMKSAFVTGEMSRSPTFLKVGGEAAEGAIVYMGGLPKEKMPGFAGYAARYKARFNEDVITYSPYAYDGTIALLTAMKNANSTDPKVYTPYLGKVSIKGVSAPSIAYDAKGDLKDAPVTIYRVEHGAFKPVDTIAGN; encoded by the coding sequence GTGAAGCTGAAGGTATCGCACGTCGCGCTGGCCGCTGCCTGCGCGTTCTCGGGCGCGCACGCCATCGCCGCCGAGGTCGTCAAGATCGGTTTTGCCGCGCCGCTCACGGGCCCGCAGTCGAACTACGGCACGGACATGCAGAAAGGCGTGCAGCTCGCGATCGCCGATTTCAACGCGACCGGGCCGACGATCGGCGGCAAGCCCGTCACGTTCCAGCTCGACTCGCAGGACGACCAGGCCGATCCGCGCACCGGCACGACGGTCGCGCAGCGCCTGATCGACGACAACGTACGCGGCATCGTCGGCCACTTCAACTCGGGCACCAGCATTCCGGCGTCCGACCTGTACGATCGCGCGGGCCTGCCGCAGGTGTCGATGGCGACGTCGCCGCAATACACGGCGCGCGGCTACAAGACGACCTACCGCCTGCTGACGAGCGACGCGCAGGCGGGCCGCATCGTCGGCACGTACGCGGTGAAGAACCTGCACTTCAAGCGCATCGCGATCATCGACGACCGCACGGCCTACGGCCAGGGCATCGCCGACGAATTCGCGAAGGCCGTGCAGGCCGCGGGCGGCACGATCGTCAAGCGCGACTTCACGAACGACAAGGCGCTCGACTTCTCGGCGATCCTGACCAACCTGAAGGGCATCAACCCGGATGCGATCTTCTACGGCGGCGGCGATGCACAGTCGTCGCCGATGATCCGCAAGATGCGCCAGCTCGGGATGAAGTCCGCATTCGTGACGGGCGAGATGTCGCGCTCGCCGACCTTCCTGAAGGTCGGCGGCGAAGCGGCCGAAGGCGCGATCGTCTACATGGGCGGGCTGCCGAAGGAAAAGATGCCCGGTTTCGCGGGCTACGCGGCGCGCTACAAGGCGCGTTTCAACGAAGACGTGATCACCTACTCGCCGTACGCCTACGACGGCACGATCGCGCTGCTCACCGCGATGAAGAACGCGAATTCGACCGATCCGAAGGTGTACACGCCGTATCTCGGCAAGGTGTCGATCAAGGGCGTGTCGGCGCCCAGCATCGCGTACGACGCGAAGGGCGACCTGAAGGACGCACCCGTGACGATCTACCGCGTCGAGCACGGCGCGTTCAAGCCGGTCGACACGATCGCCGGCAACTGA
- a CDS encoding MFS transporter, whose translation MQHTTHTSAAPAQAAGTLRRTSARYKILALLAIGTMINYLDRTVLGVAAPQLTKELGINAAVMGIMFSAFSWTYVVAQVPGGLFLDRFGSKVTYYWSMTLWSLCTFLQGFVPGVATLLACRLGLGVAEAPCFPTNSRVVATWFPQNERAMATGTYTVGEYIGLAFFSPVLFALMGAFGWRSLFWVVGAIGIAFGLVWWKFYHEPRNHPGANTEELAYIEAGGGLVHGVRKDDRPAPKPFSWAMAGRLLKKRQLAGICLGQFAGNSTLVFFLTWFPTYLATERHMGWLKIGFFAVMPFIAASIGVMFGGIFSDWLLRRGKSANLARKLPIIAGLLLASTIILANYVQSNEAVIAIMSVAFFAQGMAALGWTLVSDIAPDGLLGVTGGIFNLAANLAGIVTPLVVGFIVASTGSFVGALVFIGAIALVGALSYIFVVGDIKRIEL comes from the coding sequence ATGCAGCACACCACCCACACGAGCGCCGCGCCGGCGCAGGCGGCCGGCACGCTCCGGCGCACGTCGGCGCGCTACAAGATCCTCGCGCTGCTCGCGATCGGCACGATGATCAACTATCTCGACCGCACGGTGCTCGGGGTGGCTGCGCCGCAGCTCACCAAGGAACTGGGCATCAACGCGGCCGTGATGGGCATCATGTTCTCGGCGTTCTCGTGGACGTACGTCGTCGCGCAGGTGCCCGGCGGCCTCTTTCTCGACCGTTTCGGCAGCAAGGTGACCTATTACTGGTCGATGACGCTGTGGTCGCTGTGCACGTTCCTGCAAGGCTTCGTGCCCGGCGTCGCGACGCTGCTCGCGTGCCGTCTCGGCCTCGGCGTCGCGGAAGCGCCGTGCTTCCCGACCAACAGCCGCGTCGTCGCGACGTGGTTCCCGCAGAACGAACGCGCGATGGCGACCGGCACCTACACCGTCGGCGAATACATCGGCCTCGCGTTCTTCAGCCCCGTGCTGTTCGCACTGATGGGCGCGTTCGGCTGGCGCTCGCTGTTCTGGGTGGTCGGCGCAATCGGCATCGCGTTCGGCCTGGTCTGGTGGAAGTTCTATCACGAGCCGCGCAACCACCCGGGCGCAAATACCGAGGAACTCGCCTACATCGAGGCGGGCGGCGGCCTCGTGCACGGCGTGCGCAAGGACGACCGGCCCGCGCCCAAGCCGTTCAGCTGGGCGATGGCCGGCCGGCTGCTGAAGAAGCGCCAGCTCGCGGGCATCTGCCTCGGCCAGTTCGCCGGCAACTCGACGCTCGTGTTCTTCCTGACCTGGTTCCCGACCTATCTCGCGACCGAGCGCCACATGGGCTGGCTGAAGATCGGTTTCTTCGCGGTGATGCCGTTCATCGCGGCGTCGATCGGCGTGATGTTCGGCGGGATCTTCTCGGACTGGCTGCTGCGTCGCGGCAAGTCCGCGAACCTCGCGCGCAAGCTGCCGATCATCGCAGGCCTGCTGCTCGCGTCGACGATCATTCTCGCGAACTACGTGCAGAGCAACGAGGCCGTGATCGCGATCATGTCGGTCGCATTCTTCGCGCAGGGGATGGCCGCGCTCGGCTGGACGCTCGTGTCGGACATCGCGCCGGACGGCCTGCTCGGCGTCACGGGCGGCATCTTCAACCTCGCGGCGAACCTGGCGGGCATCGTCACGCCGCTCGTCGTCGGCTTCATCGTCGCGTCGACCGGGTCGTTCGTCGGTGCGCTCGTGTTCATCGGCGCGATCGCGCTGGTCGGCGCGCTGTCGTACATCTTCGTCGTCGGCGACATCAAGCGGATCGAACTGTAA
- a CDS encoding bifunctional sugar phosphate isomerase/epimerase/4-hydroxyphenylpyruvate dioxygenase family protein, translated as MQRSIATVSLSGTLAEKLAAIQAAGFDGVEIFENDLVYFDGSPADVRRMAADLGLDIVLFQPFRDFEGVSAAQLARNLDRVRRKFDVMHALGTDRILVCSNVSPDTIADDALLIDQLGALAEAARQAGVVVAYEALAWGRIVNRYGHAWRLVDAVNSPHLGLALDSFHTLSLDDSPDAIADIPGDRIAFVQIADAPKLAMDVLEWSRHYRSFPGQGDFDLARFTARVIESGYTGPLSLEIFNDGFRAAPTAITAADGHRSLLYLEELTRARLAQDGRAPGADQPLFAPPAPPAHVGFQFIEFAVDAQAAATVGEWLGRMRFRLAGRHRSKDVTLFQHGAASIVLNAERDSFADAFFQQHGLSLCASAFRVDDAKVAFERAAGFGYAPFSGRVGPNERVLPSVQAPDGSLEYFVDEAPNAPTLYESDFVLTDIDGPVEVGPLTGIDHVCLALPADALDTWILFFKTAFGFEAERSWLVPDPYGLMRSRAVRSADGSVRIALNASVDRHTAVAESLDRYHGTGLNHVAFRTDDIVKTVAAFAADGVPFLRIPANYYDDLAARYALPDALIDTLSAHHLLYDRDERGGEFLHAYTELVDNRFSLEIVERRGGYDGYGAANAAVRLAAQAQRRK; from the coding sequence ATGCAGCGCTCGATCGCCACCGTGTCCCTGTCCGGCACGCTCGCCGAGAAACTCGCCGCCATCCAGGCGGCGGGCTTCGACGGCGTCGAAATCTTCGAGAACGACCTCGTCTACTTCGACGGCTCGCCCGCCGACGTCCGGCGCATGGCCGCCGATCTCGGCCTCGACATCGTGCTGTTCCAGCCGTTTCGCGACTTCGAGGGCGTGAGCGCCGCGCAACTGGCGCGCAATCTCGACCGCGTGCGCCGCAAGTTCGACGTGATGCACGCGCTCGGCACCGACCGCATCCTGGTCTGCAGCAACGTGTCGCCCGACACGATCGCGGACGATGCGCTGCTGATCGACCAGCTCGGCGCGCTCGCGGAGGCGGCCCGACAGGCCGGCGTCGTCGTCGCGTACGAAGCGCTCGCGTGGGGGCGCATCGTGAACCGGTACGGTCATGCGTGGCGACTCGTCGACGCGGTGAACAGCCCGCACCTCGGCCTCGCGCTCGACAGCTTCCACACGCTGTCGCTCGACGATTCGCCGGACGCGATCGCCGACATCCCCGGCGACCGGATCGCATTCGTGCAGATCGCCGACGCGCCGAAGCTCGCGATGGACGTGCTCGAATGGAGCCGCCATTACCGCTCGTTCCCCGGCCAGGGCGACTTCGACCTCGCCCGCTTCACCGCGCGCGTGATCGAGTCCGGCTATACGGGGCCGCTGTCGCTGGAAATCTTCAACGACGGCTTCCGCGCGGCGCCGACCGCGATCACGGCCGCCGACGGCCACCGCTCGCTGCTGTATCTGGAAGAACTGACGCGCGCCCGGCTCGCGCAGGACGGCCGCGCGCCGGGCGCCGACCAGCCGCTGTTCGCGCCGCCGGCGCCGCCCGCGCACGTCGGGTTCCAGTTCATCGAATTCGCGGTCGACGCGCAGGCGGCGGCCACCGTCGGCGAATGGCTGGGCCGGATGCGCTTCCGGCTCGCCGGCCGCCATCGGTCGAAGGACGTCACGCTGTTCCAGCACGGCGCCGCGTCGATCGTTCTGAACGCGGAGCGCGACTCGTTCGCCGATGCGTTCTTCCAGCAGCACGGGCTGTCGCTGTGCGCGTCGGCGTTCCGCGTCGACGACGCGAAAGTCGCGTTCGAACGCGCGGCCGGCTTCGGCTACGCGCCGTTCTCGGGCCGCGTCGGGCCGAACGAGCGCGTGCTGCCGAGCGTGCAGGCGCCGGACGGCAGCCTCGAATATTTCGTCGACGAGGCGCCGAACGCGCCGACGCTGTATGAATCGGATTTCGTGCTGACCGATATCGACGGTCCGGTCGAAGTCGGTCCGCTGACCGGTATCGACCACGTCTGCCTCGCGCTGCCGGCCGACGCGCTCGATACGTGGATCCTGTTCTTCAAGACGGCGTTCGGCTTCGAAGCCGAGCGCAGCTGGCTGGTGCCCGATCCGTACGGGCTGATGCGCAGCCGCGCGGTGCGCAGCGCGGACGGCTCGGTACGGATCGCGCTGAATGCGTCGGTCGACCGGCACACGGCCGTGGCCGAATCGCTCGACCGCTACCACGGCACGGGGCTGAACCATGTCGCGTTCCGCACCGACGACATCGTGAAGACGGTCGCCGCGTTCGCGGCCGACGGCGTGCCGTTCCTGCGCATCCCGGCCAACTACTACGACGACCTCGCCGCGCGCTATGCGCTGCCGGACGCGCTGATCGACACGCTGAGCGCCCACCATCTGCTGTACGACCGCGACGAGCGCGGCGGCGAATTCCTGCACGCGTATACGGAACTGGTCGACAACCGCTTTTCGCTCGAAATCGTCGAGCGGCGCGGCGGTTATGACGGGTACGGCGCCGCGAACGCGGCCGTGCGGCTGGCCGCGCAGGCGCAGCGCAGGAAATAG
- a CDS encoding shikimate dehydrogenase, whose protein sequence is MSRPSFLIGLIGQGIGGSLSPAMHEEEGFRQGFGYVYRRIDLDVLGVGVDALPQLLDAAQRMGFNGLNITHPCKQRVIEHLDALSDDARALGAVNTVLFKDGKRTGHNTDWSGFAKSFRRGLPGASLASVVQLGAGGAGAAVAHAALQMGAAELTIFDVDGTRATALADELQQRFPAARVAAGGDLAAATRAATGLIHATPTGMIKHPGLPLPADLLHAGMWVADIVYFPLETELIRAARAAGCATLPGGGMAVYQAVDAFEIFTGRTPDAERMFEHFQSLIAR, encoded by the coding sequence ATGAGCCGTCCGTCGTTTCTGATCGGCCTGATCGGCCAGGGCATCGGCGGTTCGCTGTCGCCGGCGATGCATGAGGAAGAGGGTTTCCGGCAGGGCTTCGGCTACGTATACCGGCGCATCGATCTCGACGTGCTCGGCGTGGGCGTCGACGCGCTGCCGCAACTGCTCGATGCCGCGCAGCGGATGGGCTTCAACGGGCTGAACATCACGCATCCGTGCAAGCAGCGCGTGATCGAGCATCTCGACGCGCTGTCCGACGACGCGCGCGCGCTCGGCGCGGTCAACACCGTGCTGTTCAAGGATGGCAAGCGCACCGGCCACAACACCGACTGGTCGGGCTTCGCGAAATCGTTCCGCCGCGGGCTGCCCGGCGCGTCGCTCGCAAGCGTGGTCCAGCTCGGCGCAGGCGGCGCCGGCGCGGCCGTCGCACACGCGGCGCTGCAGATGGGCGCGGCCGAACTGACGATCTTCGACGTCGACGGCACGCGCGCCACGGCACTCGCCGATGAATTGCAGCAGCGCTTCCCGGCCGCGCGCGTCGCGGCGGGCGGCGATCTCGCGGCCGCGACGCGCGCCGCGACGGGCCTGATCCACGCGACGCCGACCGGCATGATCAAGCATCCGGGCCTGCCGCTGCCGGCCGACCTGCTGCACGCGGGCATGTGGGTGGCCGACATCGTGTATTTCCCGCTCGAAACCGAACTGATCCGTGCGGCCCGCGCGGCGGGCTGCGCGACGCTGCCGGGCGGCGGGATGGCCGTCTACCAGGCCGTCGATGCGTTCGAGATCTTCACCGGCCGCACGCCCGACGCCGAACGGATGTTCGAGCACTTTCAGTCGCTGATCGCGCGCTGA